Genomic segment of Pontibacter liquoris:
GCTGTTCCAATGACGCTGGGTGCTGAGTTCAATGGCTTTTCTACCACTATCAAAGAAGATATCCAGCGGCTGCATGAAGTTAAAATGCTGATCTGCGAGATCAACATGGGCGCCACCGCAATCGGTACTTCTATTAATGCTCCTGCAGATTACCCTGTTAGAGTAACAGAGCATTTACGGGAGCTAACGGATATTCCGCTGGTTCTGGCAGAAGATCTGATCGAGGCCACCTGTGACACAGGTGCCTATGTGCAGATATCGGGTGTGTTAAAGCGCTCTGCCGTAAAGATATCGAAGATCTGTAACGACCTACGTTTGCTTTCTTCTGGCCCAAGGGCAGGTATAAACGAAATTAATTTGCCCCGGATGCAGCCCGGCTCCTCAATTATGCCTGGCAAAGTAAATCCGGTTATTCCGGAGGTAGTAAACCAGACCGCTTATTATGTTATAGGTACCGATGTCACCATTACGATGGCAGCCGAAGCCGGCCAGCTCCAGCTTAATGTAATGGAGCCAGTTATTGCCTTTAGCCTGTTCAGTTCTTTTACTTACATGGAAAATGCCTGCTATACTTTGCAAAGTAAATGTGTGGATGGTATTACGGCCAACGAGGAGATCTGCAAGAACATGGTAATGAACAGCATCGGCATTGTTACAGCGCTTAATCCTATACTTGGCTACGAAGAATGCTCCTCTATTGCCAAAGAAGCACTACAAACCGGTAAATCTATACATGATATCGTTGTAATTGAAAGAGAACGTATCACGCAGGAGAAATGGAATGAAGTGT
This window contains:
- the aspA gene encoding aspartate ammonia-lyase — protein: MSEFRTEHDFLGEKQIPNVAYYGIQTARALENFHITGIPVSKEPLFIQAFGYVKKAAAMANRDCGVIDPKIAEVICQAADQLIAGEYLDQFVTDMIQGGAGTSVNMNVNEVIANIGLEILGHPKGAYDYLHPNNHVNFSQSTNDAYPTAFRIALYHKIERYILSLEALQQAFARKAEEFKDVLKMGRTQLQDAVPMTLGAEFNGFSTTIKEDIQRLHEVKMLICEINMGATAIGTSINAPADYPVRVTEHLRELTDIPLVLAEDLIEATCDTGAYVQISGVLKRSAVKISKICNDLRLLSSGPRAGINEINLPRMQPGSSIMPGKVNPVIPEVVNQTAYYVIGTDVTITMAAEAGQLQLNVMEPVIAFSLFSSFTYMENACYTLQSKCVDGITANEEICKNMVMNSIGIVTALNPILGYEECSSIAKEALQTGKSIHDIVVIERERITQEKWNEVFSLENLIHPKFINS